One Methylobacterium sp. 77 DNA window includes the following coding sequences:
- a CDS encoding phosphoenolpyruvate carboxykinase has product MTDIGEFNASHGADKIGLRNLKVVHWNLEAPRLYEESLARGESQLAHGGALVATTGTHTGRSPKDKFVVRDAGTESEIWWENNGAITPDQFETLYQDFLSHAEGRELFAQDLYGGADPTHRVQARVFTELAWHSLFIRNLLIRPDRSAIADYVPELTIIDLPSFQAEPHRHGCRSKTVIAIDFTRKIVLIGGSAYAGEMKKSVFTYLNFVLPGAGVMPMHCSANAALDAEGDSALFFGLSGTGKTTLSNDSSRMLLGDDEHGWSKDGIFNFEGGCYAKTIRLSRNAEPEIYATTERFGTVMENVVIDPLSRRPDFDDASLTENTRCAYPLDFIANASATGRAAHPKNIVMLTCDAFGVMPPIAKLTGAEAMYHFLSGYTAKVAGTERGLTAPEATFSTCFGAPFMPRHPSVYGNLLRDLIAHHDVDCWLVNTGWTGGGVGTGRRMPIRVTRRLLGAALDGSLSKTEFRRDPYFGFAVPAFVPGVEPHILQPVKTWGNKAAFAETATRLVSMFRENFKRFEAHVDADVRAAEPVQVIAA; this is encoded by the coding sequence GTGACAGATATCGGCGAGTTCAACGCCAGCCATGGCGCCGACAAGATCGGCCTGCGCAACCTCAAGGTCGTTCACTGGAACCTCGAAGCGCCACGCCTCTACGAGGAATCCCTCGCCCGCGGCGAATCGCAGCTCGCTCATGGCGGCGCGCTGGTCGCGACCACGGGCACCCATACCGGCCGCTCGCCCAAGGACAAGTTCGTCGTCCGCGACGCCGGCACCGAGAGCGAGATCTGGTGGGAGAATAACGGCGCGATCACGCCGGACCAGTTCGAGACCCTGTATCAGGACTTCCTCAGCCATGCCGAGGGTCGTGAGCTCTTCGCCCAGGACCTGTATGGCGGCGCAGACCCGACACACCGCGTCCAGGCCCGCGTCTTCACGGAACTGGCTTGGCACTCGCTCTTCATCCGCAACCTGCTGATCCGTCCCGACCGCTCGGCCATCGCCGATTACGTGCCCGAACTGACGATCATCGATCTTCCGAGCTTCCAGGCCGAGCCGCACCGCCACGGCTGCCGCTCGAAGACCGTGATCGCCATCGACTTCACCCGCAAGATCGTCCTCATCGGCGGCAGCGCCTATGCCGGCGAGATGAAGAAGTCCGTCTTCACCTACCTGAACTTCGTGCTCCCCGGCGCCGGCGTGATGCCGATGCACTGCTCGGCCAACGCGGCGCTCGACGCCGAGGGCGACTCGGCCCTGTTCTTCGGCCTGTCGGGCACCGGCAAGACCACGCTCTCCAACGATTCCTCGCGCATGCTTCTCGGCGACGACGAGCATGGCTGGAGCAAGGACGGCATCTTCAACTTCGAAGGTGGCTGCTATGCCAAGACCATCCGCCTGTCGCGCAATGCCGAGCCGGAAATCTACGCTACCACCGAGCGCTTCGGCACGGTGATGGAGAACGTGGTGATCGACCCGCTCTCGCGCCGCCCCGATTTCGACGACGCGTCGCTCACCGAGAACACCCGCTGCGCCTACCCGCTCGACTTCATCGCCAATGCCAGCGCGACGGGGCGGGCCGCCCACCCGAAGAACATCGTCATGCTCACCTGCGACGCGTTCGGGGTGATGCCGCCGATCGCCAAGCTGACCGGCGCGGAAGCGATGTACCACTTCCTCTCCGGCTATACCGCCAAGGTGGCCGGGACCGAGCGCGGCCTGACCGCGCCGGAGGCGACATTCTCGACCTGCTTCGGCGCGCCGTTCATGCCGCGCCATCCGAGCGTCTACGGCAACCTGCTGCGCGACCTCATCGCTCATCACGACGTCGATTGCTGGCTGGTGAATACCGGCTGGACCGGCGGCGGCGTCGGCACCGGGCGGCGCATGCCGATCCGCGTCACGCGGCGCCTGCTCGGCGCGGCCCTCGACGGCTCGCTGTCGAAGACCGAGTTCCGCCGCGATCCGTATTTCGGCTTCGCGGTGCCGGCCTTCGTCCCCGGCGTCGAGCCGCACATCCTTCAGCCCGTGAAGACCTGGGGCAACAAAGCGGCCTTCGCCGAGACGGCGACGCGCCTCGTGTCGATGTTCCGCGAGAACTTCAAGCGCTTCGAGGCGCATGTCGACGCCGACGTCCGCGCTGCCGAGCCGGTGCAGGTGATCGCGGCCTGA
- the recR gene encoding recombination mediator RecR — protein sequence MAQAVAGPEIERLIQLLARMPGLGPRSARRAALHLIKKREALLAPLAEAMKVASERIVVCRECGNVDTSDPCTICRDAARDPSILVVVEDVSDLWALERSGAVTARYHVLGGVLSALDGVRPEHLNLASLVERAGNGEVREIILALNATVDGQTTAHYVTESLSHHGLKVTRLAHGVPVGGELDYLDEGTLSAAIRARTAF from the coding sequence ATGGCCCAAGCCGTTGCCGGCCCTGAAATCGAGCGTCTGATCCAGCTCCTCGCCCGCATGCCGGGGCTCGGCCCGCGCTCGGCCCGGCGCGCGGCCCTGCATCTCATCAAGAAACGGGAGGCGCTGCTGGCCCCCTTGGCGGAGGCGATGAAGGTCGCCTCCGAGCGCATCGTGGTGTGCCGGGAATGCGGCAACGTCGATACCAGCGACCCCTGCACCATCTGCCGCGACGCCGCGCGCGATCCCTCGATCCTGGTGGTGGTGGAGGATGTCTCCGATCTCTGGGCGCTCGAACGGTCGGGCGCGGTGACCGCACGCTACCACGTCCTCGGCGGCGTGCTCTCGGCCCTGGACGGGGTGCGCCCGGAGCATCTCAACCTCGCCAGCCTGGTGGAGCGCGCCGGAAACGGCGAGGTGCGCGAGATCATCCTCGCGCTCAACGCCACCGTCGATGGCCAGACCACCGCGCATTACGTGACGGAATCCCTGAGCCATCATGGGCTCAAGGTGACCCGCCTCGCCCATGGCGTGCCGGTGGGCGGTGAGCTCGACTATCTCGACGAGGGCACGCTCTCGGCGGCCATCCGAGCCCGGACCGCGTTCTGA
- a CDS encoding peptide deformylase, whose translation MTIRPLVILPDARLRQMSAPVGTIDEEVRTLVADMLETMYDAPGVGLAAIQVGVARRVVTIDTSKDENDRQPQVFLDPEIVWSSEEKRVYDEGCLSIPEYYGEVERPDRVRVRFRDLTGETREIDADGLLSTCIQHEIDHLDGVLFIDHLSKLKRDRVIKKFVKAAKRGEDA comes from the coding sequence ATGACCATCCGCCCCCTCGTCATCCTGCCGGACGCGCGCCTGCGCCAGATGTCGGCCCCCGTCGGCACGATCGACGAAGAGGTCCGCACCCTCGTCGCCGATATGCTGGAGACCATGTACGACGCCCCCGGCGTCGGGCTGGCCGCGATTCAGGTCGGCGTGGCGAGGCGGGTGGTCACGATCGACACGTCGAAGGACGAGAACGACCGGCAGCCGCAGGTCTTCCTCGATCCGGAGATCGTGTGGTCCTCGGAGGAGAAGCGCGTCTACGACGAGGGCTGCCTGTCGATCCCGGAATATTACGGCGAGGTCGAGCGCCCCGATCGGGTGCGCGTGCGCTTCCGCGACCTCACCGGGGAAACCCGCGAGATCGACGCGGACGGCCTCCTCTCCACCTGCATCCAGCACGAGATCGATCATCTCGACGGCGTCCTCTTCATCGATCACCTGTCGAAGCTGAAGCGCGACCGGGTGATCAAGAAGTTCGTCAAGGCGGCCAAGCGCGGCGAGGACGCCTGA